A region of Immundisolibacter sp. DNA encodes the following proteins:
- the trmB gene encoding tRNA (guanosine(46)-N7)-methyltransferase TrmB, producing the protein MPEAPDTALHKENHWRAIRSFVVRAGRMTPGQRHALERLWPHYGLDLPDGEFDLDQAFGRQAPRALEIGFGMGDALLALATDHPGQDFIGVEVYPPGIGSFLLRVEQAGLTNVRVVCADAVQVLTQHLPAASLDRLLVLFPDPWPKKRHHKRRLVNAPFLNLAARVLAPGGQLQIATDWTDYATAIGEVLPTRPDFTPIEADSVNAGRPETKYERRGQRLGHDIHEFVYRRQ; encoded by the coding sequence TTGCCTGAAGCGCCGGATACCGCCCTGCACAAGGAAAACCACTGGCGCGCTATCCGCAGCTTCGTAGTGCGCGCCGGGCGCATGACGCCGGGGCAGCGTCATGCGCTCGAACGCCTGTGGCCCCATTACGGCCTGGACCTGCCCGACGGCGAGTTCGACCTGGACCAGGCCTTCGGGCGCCAGGCGCCGCGCGCGCTCGAAATCGGCTTTGGCATGGGCGACGCCCTGCTGGCGCTGGCAACAGACCATCCCGGGCAGGATTTCATCGGCGTGGAGGTTTACCCGCCAGGCATCGGCAGTTTTCTGCTGCGCGTGGAGCAGGCGGGACTAACCAACGTGCGCGTCGTCTGCGCGGATGCGGTTCAGGTGCTGACGCAGCACCTGCCGGCCGCGAGCCTGGATCGCCTGTTGGTGCTGTTCCCGGACCCCTGGCCCAAGAAGCGACATCACAAACGACGCCTTGTAAACGCGCCGTTCCTGAATCTGGCGGCGCGCGTGCTGGCTCCCGGGGGGCAACTACAAATCGCTACCGACTGGACCGACTACGCGACTGCCATCGGCGAGGTTCTTCCCACCCGCCCCGACTTCACGCCGATCGAGGCCGATTCCGTCAACGCCGGGCGACCGGAAACCAAGTACGAGCGCCGCGGACAGCGCCTGGGACACGATATCCACGAGTTCGTGTACCGGCGCCAGTAG